The Lathyrus oleraceus cultivar Zhongwan6 chromosome 5, CAAS_Psat_ZW6_1.0, whole genome shotgun sequence genome includes the window acacttttgattgtatcatactttgttttttattatttactaaccaaaataccaaaagatatgtcaatgtatagtgtaactcttttgtaggtagtgtgtgtgctcacctacgctccatcaagctcatatctagggtttgagacccttaatgcaaggagaccaatcaagaaatggttcacaatggctatagacatcatatatggatccccatgatcttcacatgtcattttgatcaagaattcatcaagagttcggagattgtttgccttggaaaccctaattcatatgggtatctagtgtgacttcttcaacaagtttctttaacatatgatcaaatatttcaagggatacttcatattacatcatcttaaacatatatgatccttcatgagtcccaaaagtcaatagaatatAAAGCTGGaaagttggttcatggtggttgaccagagaaagtcaacttttcaaaattgggattccctagaccctatctcctacaatttttgtcaaacgaaaatgattccaagagaaaagttactcaaagctgacattccaaacaactttcatgttgaattcaagagctagttttgcttggaaagtcattttttatggtgaaagattataggtcattttgtctgaaccctagtttagaagtcaacttctcaagaccataacttgctcaatttttatgatatgaaagccatttAAATTCCATGATCATATTAAAGATGTgtacttcaactttgatgttttaAGGAAGTTTAAATTCAACTTGAAAGTTCATGTGCCAAGataaaacattataggtcattttggaccattaccactaaacaagtgattttcctcaacttcttaaatgcataactccttcatgccaaatccaaatggggtcaaatgtgtgaccaaattgaagagttttgaaagagatacaactttgatgaaggaactattttcatttgaagtccatagaaaaatttattcaaggtggaagaagtgaagatatggcttggtacttagaaaattttcaaatatgtttaatttttcaaacttctgcctcaaaattcatcatgatccaagattcaaatgaaaaagtattcaacatgaaagttgttccccgtgatctcacctttccaaaaagttcaagatcatctcatttggatcaaaattgaaggacttgcgcatgggtgtaatgcatggtaCCATTTGAAAGATTCTCATAACCAATTTccattccatattgcattgctTAATCATTTGCTTTCAGCATTACTTGTGCATATTTTTGGACCTattccaatcattctttgggctttTTACACGTCCATGCAAGATTGCATGATgcaattgctatttttggatttcaaaagaaagtgtgtggaaagcatTTGAATTGGATATAAATACAAGTGCTATGAGCTTagaacttcatcaacaccttgcccaagctttgccagaCCTATCCATACCCTCCATTgcatagaatttctgaagatttctcttgaaatcgagcttgaacttcaccttctgcttggaagttcaaactccagaaattcacatccattttcatctcaattggtttctgcaagcaagaggaagagaaagaaagcaaatccagatcaagatcaagtgaatttgaaccaactcgaaggtgatttttcagaaacttcatctcttcgattctctctcaattcttcaccattctttatgatttttggttggctgaagtcctaccaatgtagtcaagaagattgagttgctttgaggccaaatcgaagcaactcagttcatgatcctcaaaattcaaatccctatatctttttatatacttggaattggagaaaattaaggtcagattcatgctcttgagcatttttccttcaaatatgtatccactttttatttttcatgaagttgagcttgaacctgaccggtggtgatcaccggaaaagatgaccggagttagggctccggtggtgcgttggcaaaGTCCAAGCCATCTGATCTAATTTAAATGTTCTAATCCCGGTCATTGGTTTTGATCACCACGCGTGTGGCGCtttgactcaagtccaccatggatagcacacgcgtggccatcagatctgccacctcaattaatgagggagatctgatggcctttgttttttgtattttctgatttttcatttaatccacttattttgattaattcatataaatttcatttttaatccaaaaaatatgggactttcacaaaaaatctttaaatatttttttctttcattttctaaattaaaattattttttggattatttttggtattttttatgaattaattatttttgtgtatatttttaattgtttaaaaatacttctgacttttcaaaaatcatgaaatttttttgTCAAGGTCCTTTGAGCTTcttgacctaggataaatctactggccatttatttggtattttgaagaggttttaggttttggccaaattaaattgaatttaaatgtatttttaatttgatttttaattgattaattgaatataaattatgttgagccatttttattgactcTTGATGTTTAACTATTTatttgggcattggtcaaggttgatttgactttttgttaagttaaaatcattggatttaggggattgatgaaatatatatttcatctcccaaaatgaatggatgattttaatttgataaaattcctcccatgaccaatttgtgtttatctcatcccccccccccccccccccccccctcttcatattcaatcccatccttttcattgatcaatgaaatctcaacatcctaagactaattggttcaccaataactttatgttagatgaaccaatacaagtatggatgagataggtctatccatttgatctttttcttttagtgtgtggtatgttttaggagattggttTACTATACCAAatttctaacatgcattagcacctaaatttccattgcccgacctcagatagttgtgacttctacataagtccaattacgattgtttaacataaagctaaattttgaccctaaaggcataacattctagtaagtgggattctaagtctcccccctttcatggtattgcgtgggaacttagccttttttccttcttatggaagatgtcttggttcaaggatccatgcttgtgaatagagggttgagtattctccaaagaatgacttaatcaattgaaaagtaAAACATCATTAACATCTAATCAAataacatttgactaacttgtattaatcttgcttttattttcaattcatttaccttatgcaatttaatttcaagtcatttaccattaATTTGTCATTTACATAACATTTACTTTGTTTATGATTATGTTATTattgctcacttgagccatatattgtgattgtatatatttgtttgtgtatcttgtttgtggtcttaggaccttaaaatacttaataaacaataaaaaccctaaaaaatgtttgtgcAAACTGTTGTGTTTGATttgagcttttggacttagaattaggcaacattccatatgcaaagggacttggccaatgccaacatttctgagaccaaaTTATTATGATTTGAGATTTCATCTGATGtaagtattgggatccacttgaattcatctgctacatggtcttgatacaacaGTTATTTTGGTCTCATACTACACCTTATTCTGAGCAAAAATCAAGAAGTGTTTCATCtaatacatgagaagacaaagaagactgttagtTGTGGATTTgtttgcttggatgtggccatctttatttgatgccttgctcttcatattgctaagtgtttgctgattattgcttgattcaaaagtccaaagggaaaatgggttttctatatgacattcttgtctgttggattgcatcccattggttagatctttttaactcttaaaatttaattttatgcttaggattagtctcttcatctcctcccacttcttaaatttcaaatctctcccttTTTTCAAAACTCTCTTTGCTTTTGActtcaaacttagacatgttttaaactagaaactttggccttatgccattgcatttgttttaaactccttttcttaaatcaaagTTATAAAgaaatctaatcatattgacttaaaatttcaaaagacaaaaagaactaacactcattcaaacttttgatttttttatgcctcttttaaacttaattcttgattaaaaacaatccactcattttgaaattgttaccacgaactacgagattttgatccctcatttttatgttggtacgtaagcacaagtccgaaggtcttgtcagacacaaaaatataatcaatgaattcttttctcacccccacactctattttttctcaaacataaTTTTATACGAAAACACAtcatacacacataaaaaagggctccctaggagtacataggatactttggatgctaacatcttccctctgtgtaaccaacccccttacctgtaatctctggcattttattagttttgatttgaaaacttcttatctttgggttttgttcgtacttttcctttttcctctggaaacaataaaatcttggtggtgactctggttttattgacgttaaacttatccatagtttgatggtcatgaatttaccgctacactcgccatcattcaaaactatcaatgcggtttcttcaaaccttttctcaatcaaatctcaAAACATATAATAGatattaaacacttttgcaaataagatggaaacgagacatggtggataccacacacttctgaggctaggattcgagatggatatctcgtccatccaagttctcgccatttTCCAAAGCAcattcaaaccaatcaaactcttttcttgCGGTCGTGCGATTGATCCTTAAACCCTTTTCTTATatgaaaggtactttgtttcaagATGATGCAAAATAATATTGCGTCCACTTGAACATGTGAGTAAGCTTGCGAATTACCCACGAATgtagatttgtaaatccattcgacCACGATGCAAATGTTCCCTCCTCTACTTGTTTTGGGTAACCATTAATGTTTTCGTCCATTGACATAAAttagctttcgctaaaatcgaccaagaaacaaacattttctactaAGAACTACGTAAaccttgagttctctattgcacccaGAGATACATAGGAGTAGGATTTGTAAAACTTGTCAGGCCCATTATTAAAAAAAGTTAGATTTAATTCCCTTTCTTCgcacattaataaaaaatccTAAAACACTTTCCCTTTTCTTTTGTTACTATTCTTCTTTTCCCtcttaataactcgagaagcctaacatttctaagctaacactaaaGCATACAACTAAcctaacctaatggttcccgttgagtacaacaaacgtgaggggtgttaatacctttcccgtgcataatcgacttccaatacctaatttggttgcgacgaccataatcattgtcgctctttcttattttttattaatatttcCCTTTTtcctctttgggaataaataaaattcTGTGGAGACTCTATTTAGTCCATTCTTCGAGCttgcgattgcgcttcgctaagtcatattctcatttttcgaggtgcggCACCATGCTCTGATGCCAACTAAAGGTGATAAAAACACAAGTAGGGGGTTGAATTATgtttactttttatttatttttagaaCTCTTAAGTCATATTCTAGACACAAGATTATAGAATCTGAGTTAGTTAGAGATAGACGGCGAATAGAAAATGCAAGAAAGAAGAATAACATAGAGAGTTATCCTGCTTTCTCTCACAAACCGAGAAGAGTCCGGTCCACTTGTACttattgtaagaacaaagttggttctacaatatatctctaagattttgatgataacaaaggatgaaacaaaaaatggtaccctaacaaaaaaaattcttaagtgtgcaggactTTGATCAAACAATCAGATAGATGAATCATCAGATAAACAATTCAGCATTTAGATGCTACTCAGAGGAAACGCgtccagaaggttctgactctgatcaacgcaGGAACCAACAAAGCCAaaaagaagtcagaaactatgTCAAAGAAGAATGAATCCATactctgaatctgaagaagtcAAGATTATAGATAAACTCTGACTTGGTCAGATAGAAGAAACCTCTGAAGGCGAACTCTGATTAACAAGACTCTGAATACAGTTTTGCCAGCTCAGAATGCGTAACCATGAAGAAATCTGTTTTTAGAAAGAAATTATTTCTAGAAGGAAATTATGACGCGCCtaaaactgttttagaaagaaacaaggagagtaatgacaataatcattcttcaatgaccaagatcctgTCATCACCCAACGGTCCTCTCaaactcctatataaaggatgaAATGCCTCACAAAGAaacacctgagacacacaagaatacaaATCTCTCATCATCCTTGTTTACTTTTTCACGAGCTGCTTCTCTTTCATGAAAAATTGTTGCTCTTATATTTCTACAATATTTGCTTGTTATTAGAAGCATTGTGCATTACAAATATTATCTAAGATACTTCCTCAAGTGAATCTGGGCAGTCTaaatacttgagagggctaagggattattctcttacgcagttgtttgtgtaatctttcaagattagtggattaagtcttttttgaaggcgaaatcaccttggcggggTGGATTGGAGTAAttttgaatttcaagcgaaccagtataaaattttgtgtcaATTTGTTTTTACTCTGTGTGTGTCTAAACTCTTAAAAAgttttattttcaaaaacaattcaaaccccctttcttgtttttctctaccttcatttataagagattttcactataatcaaacaAGATCATAATTTGCTTAAGTACACAAGCAAGATACTtttttgggttcgggagtcagttacctaggtattagcacccctcacatctgttgtactcgCCGGGAACCATCTAATTAGTTTTGTGTTAGGTGTTAGCGTGAtgtttattttctttattttctagCTATTAAAAGTTTGAAAGGAAAAAAAAGGActaaaaataagttttttattagggtgcttgacaagattgtGAGTCTTGCTCCTACATATCCTCAGGTACGATGAGGAATTTAAAGTTACGTAGTTATTGGcaagaaaaatatatttttggattttttattatAGTGCTTGACGAGAAGTAGAATCTCGCTCCTATTTATCCTCTGGTgcgatgaggaattcaaagctacgtagttATGGGCATcaaatgtttgtgtgttggtcgattttagtgaaGGATACTTAGGTCGTATTCGAGCGAAAAAAATTGCTTGCTACCCAATAATGGATGTAGGAAACATTGTGAGTCCATCACATCTAAATGGATAAAATAGGATATGAATTCTTACAAATGGTGTTTTAATGGCATTCGAGCGGACAATGTTGCTTGATACTTTCACATGGGAGGATTGAGGCGTTAGTTCGTGATTCACGTTGGAATGGATGAAACATCAttcgtttgtgaaaaggttttaCGTTGCACTAAGACAGAAAAATAGGTTTAATTGGTTGAGATTGTTTTAGGCGGATGACGAGTATTCGAAAAGCGAGCGCTACAACTAGTATCCAAATACTTGGGGAAGAAAGAGACTTACGCTCAATTAatcatttccctccaaatttaTTATAAAAAACACGTTGTGAATTGAGTCATGGTTCCTTTACGGAAGACGAGTGTTCGAAAAGTGAGATCTATAGCCAGGATCCAAATACTCGAGGAGAAAAGAGGCCTACAACCAATTAATCTTTTTTCATCCACGAAATAATGGACTAAACTCGGTTAATTATCGTATTTTAGTATGGAAGACGAGCATTTAAAAAGCAAGCTCTATAGCTAGTATCCAAATACTCAGGGAAGAAAGAGGCCTACGCCTAATTAATCATTTTTCATCCGCTTTATTATGAAAGAAGTTTTTGAAGTGTTCTTGATTAAGTTCGCAaaatatttgatgttgatcaAGTGTTTGATTCGCATTTGTATGAAATtgatttgattatgaaatggTTCTGAATTCGATGAaggaatgatgaaatttttttgttttgaaaattaACTTGATATCTATCAAGTCTTTATATAGATATTTCTCCCTCTCCCTCTCTCTTCCCTCTACTGTCTCTGAAAATAATAAACACTCACAATTTTTCTCTCTATAAGATCTAACACCCCTTTTTCCTAGATTCTTATGAATGTTCATCAAGAGTACGCAATAACACTTTGAGTGTTCTTAAGTATTAAAACTATAAATGCACAAAACCCACTCGAATCAACAAAATCCTAACACCAACCCCACCTAACTTTACACTCTAAACACGAATATAAGATCAAAAATAAAAAACCAAAATATTAATCATACTAAATCAAAGCAAATCCGTATAAACCGTAAACCCCTCCCCCAACTATTCAATCCATACAAACAAATAAAAGTTACTAAAAATTATCCTATGAAAAATGGTTATACCACACATGCCAACAAGAAAACATGAAGAGAAAACCACAAAAGGTAACAGAGATACCAAATCGAAGCTGGAAATTTTCCGGTGAGGAGCTCCAACTTCCGACAAGCTTGATATCTCAGGTAATGCTTTTTTTCCACTCATGTGTATTCTTCTCATTCTTTCTACTTATTTTTCTTCTTTCCACTCTTGTGTACCTTTTCTCCTTCTTTCTGCTTCTTCTGAATATGTCTGTATATTGCTTCTACTGAGATGTTGCTTAGCTCAGCTCAATTAGAGCTTCAAGGTGAAACTCTAATGGCTATAAAAGAGCTTTAGTGAAGGGGAACTTGAAGGTGGCTGCATATTGGATGCTCAAGGAAATTAGTGACTATGAGTTCTATATGTTTTTTTGGCTGTTGAGGAATTGCACGAATGATGGCTAGGTTTTATAGTGATTTTTAGGGTTAATTATAAGTGTTTGAAGGtggaaagcatgtgaaatttgAAGTTATTTTTGAGGACTTGAGAAAGAATCCGTGTGAGTATGATGAGGGGATAAGTATGAGTGAGGGATGTGATTTGTTGTGCAAGCTGTAATTGAGAGGAAAAGAGTGGGGATTTGACCCTAATTTTGTGGAGTGGAAGAGCAAAGGGAAAACCGTGTGATTCTTAGTAGTCATGTGCAAGAATTTGTGTAATTCAATGCTGTAATATTATTGTCAGTTCTCAATGTAATTTACATTGCGGTAAATTTTATGTAAACATTTCACTATGAATCAATAAAATAATTTATTTCCTCTTTTAATTCCAATTCCATTTTAATTCAAATTGGTCCCTCACTTGAGTTTTGTTTAGCTTACACTTGGATGGTAATATTCGTGTATAAAATGGACTTGGATGATGATGTAAACCTTGTGAAAGAAAAATGGACTTCAAAACTTCTCTTGACTTCAAATTTATCTTCTTACATTTCATTTGGTTAGTGATGCAAAGCAATCACGATGATCATGTAGATGTTCCATAGTGAATGATAATGTTTGAAAAGTTTGTTTTTGATTTTAATCTAAAAGCTTCATTTAACTACATCGCTACTTGAAGTTATATTGAACCAAGAAATCCCACATTTCAATATAGAGGCTTACTACTAAATCATGAGTCTcgaatttttttctcattttgtttaGAACTTATATTAGGTAGTAATTTCATTTAAAGCACATTAACCGTATATCTTTGACCGAAATTcacaaaatttaattaattattattttattgttttaatattatatttccgtagaaaattaaaaaaaaacaaaattatgtTTCTAAACAAGTACCTTTGGATACATGATCAACACGTGGCACATTCGTCTCTTCGATAAACAGTATAAAACCTGACAAGTGGTTTATAAATAGCAGGATTTCTTTCATTCACCGTAAAATCCTGAAACGCGATTCCACTCCCAAACCGCTTCAAAACTCTTCACTTCCGTTTTAACGTTCTGAATTaatctttaaaaaaaaaattatccAAAAGTTTAAAGAAAAATGGGGAAATGGAATCATCGTCCTCGGTTCTTCTCCCGTCGTAGATCTCCCGATCGTCCTTCTGTTTTCTACGACATCAAAGCCCCTCTTCCTGGTAATTTCGTTTTTACGGTTTTTTATGATGTTCTTTCTTTGTTTGGGATAAGAAAAGTTTTTTGTATTGGTTAGATTGAAAACCTAGTTGAAGAGAAAGGGTCGTTGTTGTGTGATTGTTTTGAAAATCAATTGGTTGAACTGTGTAACACATTGTCTATCGTTTGATTGTGATTTTGTTTGGTTTGGAACAATTTGATGTAGCTGAATCATGATATAgatgttttgttggtttggtgTCTGGTTTGGTTTTTGAATGTGGTAGTAGTATAGGTTGTTTGTGAGGTGTAGTTAGAGGAGATGAAAGGTTGAATCTGTTTCTTTAGTGTGGAGTGTACTTGTATATGCTTCATGCATGTGACTGGTAATGATTCTCCTTTGATGGTTTGATTTAGCCCTTTATTGATTCTAGATGTGTATTTCGAGCAGTGTTGTCGATGGCGGAGAGTAAAATCGCGCCATACTGGCCGCTTTGCGGCACCATTATAGAGGATTATGGCGGAAAACCCCTTAATATCGGCCAATATTTACCATTAGAACCGCGGTGTATTTCCGCCATATGTATTAGTATTTGTTTATGAAGCCATTTAGAGGTTTTAGATAACATTGAAAATTAGGTTGATACCATTAAATAGTTGGTCGATTTAGGTGGTTAGAGAGAGGGCATTGTTTCTGACGTATATAAATAATAAAAGAGAGTTGGGGAGATTTAGAATTAGGAGGTAGGGACTGTCAAAGTTTTGTGATGTGTAACCTAAAATAGGGGAACTCTTCGTGATGTCTTTGAAATATGATTGTAGTTCCTATCAGTTGGTATTGATTGGAGTTGTTGAGGTTATTCGGTATTTTGGGGCTGTTGGATGACTTGATTAGTCACTCACACCTATCATAAGCCATAGCATTGAGAGTGTTTTGAAATGGTGATTTTGTTTGAAAGAGGACGATCCGAATACAAATCTACCAACTAACTTTCATCAGGAGATGCTCAAGCGGTACCCAGAAGTTTGGATTGAGCAGAAACTAACTTGGATGAAAGCAAGGAAGTGGACATAGAAATGAAACAAGAAAACAGAAGGAAAGGCGATGTCTTGAAGGGTTAGTGAAGATCATGTTCTCAGTCGCAGAGGAGGAACAAGTATAAAACAGGGAAATAACATTGACCTAACAATGAAAGAGACAGGAATCACACTGAGGAAGGAACAAAGGGAAAATGTAAATGTTGACTGAAACATCACCTTGTGGTGGCTTGAGGCTGGAATAGATAATGAAAGGGTGTTTGAGTGCTATCGCAGAAAGGGATGGATCGTGACCACTGACACAGTTCGGCTCACGTGCTAACTGACCTATCTTCCACAACCATTACTGCCAGAGCAATTGGTTGTGCAGTAGCTATAAAGATCACTGGCAAAGTTGTAAACAGTTGTATTCTTGCCGACCGGTTTCACTACATGGGAGAAGGGTGGAGTATTGTTAGATAACCCATTTAATTAGTTAGAGAAAATTAGATAGTTATTAGGTTCAAATAGTGTATTATATTTGTTAAAACTGGGGCCTTACAACATTGGGAGGTGCAGACAAACAGGGGAATTCTTCCCTATTTCATTCGAATAAAATTCCAATACATATCAGATGACTACCCTACATCATTGGTGTGGTTCAATAGGTTCTGGCTGTCAAAAGTTTAAGAAAAATTTCAGGATTTGCGTGAACTTTCATATAATTTCTTGACATAGCTTTTGTggtttttctttttgtatttttggttaCATGTGGTTAGTTTTATTTCTGAAAACTAGTGATAATACCATAACTAATGTACTGAATTTATCGTTTTCAACTTTGTTAGATTTTCGGCACGATGGAATACCTTTATGGGAGAAGAAATATTGCACTTTGAGTGGGTGTGTAGCATGGCAGAAGATTGTTGATTCCAAAGAGCTGATCTATTGCCACCAAAATGTGCTCGATTGGAAGGATTCAGGTGCCGAAGAAGCATTTCAAAATGCCAAAAAACGTTACTGGGCGAAAATCAAAAACCTTCCCTGTGACATTTCCCTGCCTGATCTAGATGCTTATATCGAGCATGTAGATTGGAATCCTTGTATTGACCCTGAACTGATCAAGGAAATAGATAACGCACACTTTACTATCCCCGATGAAGAAGAACAAGACGAAGAAGAACAAGAGAATGCCTTAAATAATAAAAGAACAAAGATTTCAGCTGATGGTGAAGATCCTTGGGAATCTGCTGCAAAATCTCTTGGCAGAACTGTAGAAAATAATAAAGTCCAAGGACAAAACCAGGGGGATTATCATGATAATTCTGAAAATGCGGTTACTACGAACAATCCCTGGCAGAGTAACTTCTTTCATGGAAATCAAAGACTGACTGACAATGCTTGGGAAGGTGGTCATGATAAGTCTTCGGGTTGGAAGGAAGGAAGGGACCATAGTAATCAGTGCGGATATTGGAATTCCGGTTGCTCACCGAAGAATAAAGGATGGGGCAACGCCAGGGATAGTTCTTGGTGCCAGCAACAACCAAATAATTTGGCTAATATTGGAAACTCTTGGGAACACAATTCTAGTAAACAAAATGTAATTCCAATGAACACGGGATGGGGAAACAGTGGCACAAATGTATCAAGATGGAAGCAACAAGAAAAAGCTTATGTTTCAAGCGACTCGCAATTTAGAAGGAACAATGGAGGAGGTTGGACTGGTGGGAATCAGAATTACCAAATGAGGGAAGGCTCTAACAGACATAATTCAGGCTATAATGGATCTCAATTTCAAAGGGGTGATAGTCAAACAGGTCATTACTGGAAGA containing:
- the LOC127085697 gene encoding uncharacterized protein LOC127085697, encoding MGKWNHRPRFFSRRRSPDRPSVFYDIKAPLPDFRHDGIPLWEKKYCTLSGCVAWQKIVDSKELIYCHQNVLDWKDSGAEEAFQNAKKRYWAKIKNLPCDISLPDLDAYIEHVDWNPCIDPELIKEIDNAHFTIPDEEEQDEEEQENALNNKRTKISADGEDPWESAAKSLGRTVENNKVQGQNQGDYHDNSENAVTTNNPWQSNFFHGNQRLTDNAWEGGHDKSSGWKEGRDHSNQCGYWNSGCSPKNKGWGNARDSSWCQQQPNNLANIGNSWEHNSSKQNVIPMNTGWGNSGTNVSRWKQQEKAYVSSDSQFRRNNGGGWTGGNQNYQMREGSNRHNSGYNGSQFQRGDSQTGHYWKREQSRKRDFRAR